A portion of the Vulpes vulpes isolate BD-2025 chromosome 5, VulVul3, whole genome shotgun sequence genome contains these proteins:
- the FKBP2 gene encoding peptidyl-prolyl cis-trans isomerase FKBP2 isoform X3, translated as MRLSWVLTVLSICLSALATAAGAEGKRKLQIGVKKRVDHCPIKSRKGDVLHMHYTGKLEDGTEFDSSLPQNQPFVFSLGTGQVIKGWDQGLLGMCEGEKRKLVIPSELGYGERGAPPKIPGGATLVFEVELLKIERRSEL; from the exons ATGAGGCTGAGCTGGGTCCTGACAGTACTGTCCATCTGCCTGAGCGCCCTGGCCACTGCTGCGGGGGCCGAGGGCAAACGGAAGCTGCAGATCGGGGTCAAGAAGCGGGTAGACCACTGTCCCATCAAATCGCGCAAGGGTGACGTCCTGCACATGCACTACACG GGGAAGCTGGAAGATGGGACAGAATTTGACAGCAGCCTGCCCCAGAACCAGCCCTTTGTCTTCTCCCTGGGCACAGGCCAGGTCATCAAGGGCTGGGACCAGGGGCTGCTGGG GATGTGTGAGGGAGAAAAACGGAAGCTGGTGATTCCATCAGAGTTGG GGTATGGAGAGCGGGGAGCTCCCCCAAAGATTCCAG GTGGTGCAACCCTCGTGTTTGAGGTGGAGCTGCTCAAAATCGAGAGACGTTCAGAACTGTAG
- the PPP1R14B gene encoding LOW QUALITY PROTEIN: protein phosphatase 1 regulatory subunit 14B (The sequence of the model RefSeq protein was modified relative to this genomic sequence to represent the inferred CDS: inserted 1 base in 1 codon; deleted 1 base in 1 codon) produces MLQLPPGAPAAAXRRGAARSRARELTRASGPEPAGGRPGGGGAGRGPSAHVAPAAAMADSGPAGGAALAAPAPGPGSSGPGPRVYFQSPPGAAGEGPGGADDEGPVRRQGKVTVKYDRKELRKRLNLEEWILEQLTRLYDCQEEEIPELEIDVDELLDMESDDTRATRVKELLVDCYKPTEAFISGLLDKIRGMQKLSTPQKK; encoded by the exons ATGCTGCAGctgcccccgggcgcccccgccgccg ctcgcCGCGGAGCCGCGCGGAGCCGAGCCCGCGAGCTAACCCGAGCCAGCGGCCCGGAGCCAGCCGGCGGGCGTCCGGGAGGCGGCGGCGCAGGGAGGGGCCCG AGCGCGCACGTGGCCCCGGCGGCCGCCATGGCGGACAGCGGCCCCGCGGGGGGCGCGGCGTTAGcggcccctgccccagggccgGGCAGCAGTGGCCCAGGGCCCCGCGTCTACTTTCAGAGcccccctggggctgcaggcgaGGGCCCAGGCGGTGCGGACGACGAGGGCCCAGTGAGGCGCCAAGGGAAGGTCACGGTCAAGTACGACCGCAAAGAGCTACGGAAGCGCCTCAACCTGGAGGAGTGGATCCTGGAGCAGCTCACTCGCCTCTATGACTGCCAG GAAGAAGAGATCCCAGAGTTAGAGATTGATGTAGATGAACTCCTGGACATGGAAAGTGATGATACCCGGGCCACCAGGGTCAAG GAGCTGCTGGTTGACTGTTACAAACCCACTGAG GCCTTCATCTCTGGCCTGCTGGACAAGATACGGGGCATGCAGAAGCTGAGCACACCCCAGAAGAAGTAG
- the FKBP2 gene encoding peptidyl-prolyl cis-trans isomerase FKBP2 isoform X1, which produces MARGVHGGAVSAGAGPGDAVGRELPRERWCGWSVLGGHPTRGQSGYPAGPRGLRAGAAPRAEAQAPPGGCLRKIGAPRSHPAAMCGSLGAGPLQRPQRDMRLSWVLTVLSICLSALATAAGAEGKRKLQIGVKKRVDHCPIKSRKGDVLHMHYTGKLEDGTEFDSSLPQNQPFVFSLGTGQVIKGWDQGLLGMCEGEKRKLVIPSELGYGERGAPPKIPGGATLVFEVELLKIERRSEL; this is translated from the exons CCGGGCCTGGGGACGCGGTAGGCCGAGAACTCCCCCGGGAGAGGTGGTGTGGGTGGAGCGTGCTCGGCGGCCACCCGACACGGGGCCAGTCTGGGTACCCCGCAGGCCCCCGAGGGCTCAGAGCTGGGGCGGCGCCCCGGGCGGAGGCGCAGGCCCCGCCTGGGGGGTGTCTCCGGAAGATCGGGGCTCCCCGGAGCCACCCAGCGGCGATGTGTGGGTCCCTCGGGGCAGGCCCCCTGCAGCGACCGCAGAG AGACATGAGGCTGAGCTGGGTCCTGACAGTACTGTCCATCTGCCTGAGCGCCCTGGCCACTGCTGCGGGGGCCGAGGGCAAACGGAAGCTGCAGATCGGGGTCAAGAAGCGGGTAGACCACTGTCCCATCAAATCGCGCAAGGGTGACGTCCTGCACATGCACTACACG GGGAAGCTGGAAGATGGGACAGAATTTGACAGCAGCCTGCCCCAGAACCAGCCCTTTGTCTTCTCCCTGGGCACAGGCCAGGTCATCAAGGGCTGGGACCAGGGGCTGCTGGG GATGTGTGAGGGAGAAAAACGGAAGCTGGTGATTCCATCAGAGTTGG GGTATGGAGAGCGGGGAGCTCCCCCAAAGATTCCAG GTGGTGCAACCCTCGTGTTTGAGGTGGAGCTGCTCAAAATCGAGAGACGTTCAGAACTGTAG